A stretch of Paracoccus sp. N5 DNA encodes these proteins:
- a CDS encoding monovalent cation/H+ antiporter subunit A: MSPALIAVLPFLGALLPGLLARQGRGIIALACGAVTLAALIGLCLHIPAILAGEAVATRIAWLPGLGLDANFRLDGLGLLFGILILGIGLLIIAYARFYLAARDSAPVFFSCLMLFQGAMTGIVLSDNILLLLVFWELTSLSSFLLIGYWKHLPEGRQGARMALTVTGMGGLAMIAGMLILGRIAGSYDISQILLAREAIQQSPLYLPALLLILLGAFTKSAQFPFQFWLPHAMAAPTPVSAYLHSATMVKAGIFLLARLWPVLSGTPEWFHLVAGTGLVTMVLGAWIAMFRDDLKSLLAYSTVSHLGLITMLLGFGTKAAALAAVFHIVNHATFKAALFMAAGIVDHETGTRSVARLGGLRRLMPLTFAITTVAALSMAGIPPLNGFLSKELMLENAGHATWQGNPWLIGALATLGAALSVCYSLRLVWQVFMGPQRQDYPHRPHDPGPGLWLPPALLAVLVVLIGLMPNLVAGWLVEASAQATTGAEAHPHFALWHGVTPALLMSCTAVAAGVLLLALNRRLIGIRDGVARPDGKAGFDAVTRAAAAASGFVTDRLTNGSMSRAFAALTLTVLACGLWAFSTGNWRGATRPMLEVQAVPLLGWLALLVATGCMVAFHRQRLLALVLVGIVGLMVSASFVYLSAPDLALTQISVEVVTVILLLLALNFLPKRTPIDSRDRKRGIDAFIATLGGLGFGGLAYAIMRSDFALPPISGYMVENSHKLGGGDNVVNVILVDFRGYDTFGEITVLGIAALTIFALTESLLKGAGGWHLDGWRAARRAGDPHPLLMVVATRLVLPLLLVAGLYIFLRGHNAPGGGFIAGLVVAIALVAQYMASGLAWAQHRQRIPYHALIGAGVIAAGLTGIGAWAWGLPFLTSTYGYVALPGLEPFELASAMGFDLGVFLCVLGAVMLALEALSRVARAAGIRGR, translated from the coding sequence ATGTCGCCAGCACTGATCGCCGTCCTGCCCTTTCTGGGCGCCCTGCTGCCGGGGCTGCTTGCGCGCCAGGGGCGCGGGATCATCGCGCTGGCCTGCGGCGCGGTCACGCTGGCGGCGCTGATCGGCCTGTGCCTGCATATCCCCGCGATTCTGGCCGGCGAGGCGGTGGCAACGCGCATCGCCTGGCTGCCCGGCCTTGGGCTCGATGCGAATTTCCGGCTGGACGGGCTGGGGCTGCTGTTCGGCATCCTGATCCTGGGCATCGGGCTGCTGATCATCGCCTATGCGCGCTTCTACCTTGCGGCGCGCGATTCGGCGCCGGTGTTCTTCAGCTGCCTGATGCTGTTCCAGGGCGCGATGACGGGGATCGTGCTGTCGGACAACATCCTGCTGCTGCTGGTGTTCTGGGAACTGACCTCGCTGTCGTCATTCCTGCTGATCGGCTATTGGAAGCACCTGCCCGAGGGGCGGCAGGGCGCGCGCATGGCGCTGACCGTGACCGGCATGGGCGGGCTTGCCATGATCGCCGGGATGCTGATCCTGGGCCGGATCGCCGGCAGCTACGACATCTCGCAGATCCTGCTGGCGCGCGAGGCGATCCAGCAAAGCCCGCTGTATCTGCCGGCGCTGCTGCTGATCCTGCTCGGTGCCTTCACCAAATCGGCGCAATTCCCGTTCCAGTTCTGGCTGCCGCATGCCATGGCGGCGCCGACGCCGGTCTCGGCCTATCTGCATTCGGCGACCATGGTGAAGGCCGGGATCTTCCTGCTGGCGCGGCTCTGGCCGGTGCTGTCGGGGACGCCCGAGTGGTTCCACCTGGTCGCCGGCACCGGCCTTGTCACCATGGTGCTGGGCGCCTGGATCGCCATGTTCCGCGACGACCTGAAATCGCTCCTGGCCTATTCCACCGTGTCGCACCTGGGCCTCATCACCATGCTGCTGGGCTTCGGCACCAAAGCGGCGGCGCTGGCGGCGGTGTTCCATATCGTGAACCACGCCACCTTCAAGGCGGCGCTGTTCATGGCCGCCGGCATCGTGGATCACGAGACCGGCACCCGCTCGGTCGCGCGGCTGGGCGGCTTGCGGCGGCTGATGCCGCTGACCTTCGCCATCACCACCGTCGCGGCGCTGTCCATGGCCGGCATCCCGCCGCTGAACGGCTTCCTGTCCAAGGAACTGATGCTGGAAAATGCCGGCCATGCCACTTGGCAGGGCAATCCCTGGCTGATCGGGGCCTTGGCGACGCTGGGGGCGGCGCTGTCGGTCTGCTATTCGCTGCGGCTGGTCTGGCAGGTATTCATGGGGCCTCAGCGGCAGGATTACCCGCATCGCCCGCATGATCCGGGGCCGGGGCTGTGGCTGCCGCCGGCGCTGCTGGCGGTGCTGGTGGTGCTGATCGGGCTGATGCCCAACCTCGTGGCGGGCTGGCTGGTCGAGGCCTCGGCCCAGGCGACGACCGGGGCCGAGGCGCATCCGCATTTCGCACTGTGGCATGGCGTCACCCCGGCGCTGCTGATGTCCTGCACGGCGGTGGCGGCGGGCGTCCTGCTGCTGGCGCTGAACCGGCGCCTGATCGGGATCCGCGACGGCGTGGCGCGGCCGGACGGCAAGGCCGGTTTCGACGCGGTGACGCGGGCGGCGGCGGCGGCTTCGGGCTTTGTCACCGACCGGCTGACCAACGGCTCGATGTCGCGGGCCTTCGCGGCGCTGACCCTGACGGTGCTGGCCTGCGGGCTCTGGGCGTTTTCGACCGGAAACTGGCGCGGCGCGACCCGGCCCATGCTCGAGGTGCAGGCGGTGCCGCTGCTCGGCTGGCTGGCGCTGCTGGTCGCGACAGGCTGCATGGTGGCCTTCCACCGCCAGAGGCTGCTGGCGCTGGTGCTGGTGGGCATCGTCGGGCTGATGGTCTCGGCCAGCTTTGTCTATCTTTCGGCCCCGGATCTGGCGCTGACCCAGATCTCGGTCGAGGTGGTCACGGTGATCCTGCTGCTGCTGGCGCTGAACTTCCTGCCCAAGCGCACGCCCATCGACAGCCGCGACCGCAAGCGCGGCATCGACGCCTTCATCGCCACGCTGGGGGGCCTGGGCTTCGGCGGGCTGGCCTATGCCATCATGCGCAGCGATTTCGCGCTGCCGCCGATCTCGGGCTACATGGTCGAGAACAGCCACAAGCTGGGCGGCGGCGACAATGTGGTGAACGTGATCCTGGTCGATTTCCGCGGCTATGACACCTTTGGCGAGATCACCGTGCTGGGCATCGCCGCGCTGACCATCTTCGCGCTGACCGAAAGCCTGCTGAAGGGCGCCGGCGGCTGGCACCTGGACGGCTGGCGCGCCGCGCGCCGCGCCGGCGATCCGCATCCGCTGCTGATGGTGGTGGCGACGCGGCTGGTCCTGCCGCTGCTGCTGGTGGCGGGGCTCTATATCTTCCTGCGCGGCCATAATGCGCCGGGCGGAGGCTTCATCGCCGGGCTGGTGGTCGCCATCGCGCTGGTCGCGCAATACATGGCATCGGGCCTGGCCTGGGCGCAGCATCGCCAGCGCATCCCCTATCACGCGCTGATCGGCGCCGGGGTGATCGCGGCCGGGCTGACCGGCATCGGCGCCTGGGCCTGGGGGCTGCCCTTCCTGACCTCGACCTATGGCTATGTCGCGCTGCCGGGGCTCGAGCCCTTCGAACTGGCCTCGGCCATGGGCTTCGATCTGGGGGTGTTCCTGTGCGTGCTGGGCGCGGTGATGCTGGCGCTCGAGGCGCTGTCGCGGGTGGCGCGCGCGGCCGGGATCAGGGGGCGCTGA
- a CDS encoding Na+/H+ antiporter subunit C, with protein sequence MEFLLASAIGVMTAAGIYLILRKRSFAVVLGTTMLSYAINLFLFSTGRLVVDAPPVLREGAGAYTDPLPQALVLTAIVISFGMTAVTVMMALGAYLAGGDDRVDMPRADRRPPESDERGDA encoded by the coding sequence ATGGAATTCCTGCTTGCCAGCGCCATCGGCGTGATGACCGCCGCCGGGATCTATCTGATCCTGCGCAAGCGCAGCTTTGCCGTGGTGCTGGGCACGACCATGCTGAGCTATGCGATCAACCTGTTCCTGTTCTCGACCGGCCGGCTGGTGGTCGATGCCCCGCCGGTGCTGCGCGAGGGCGCGGGCGCCTATACCGACCCGCTGCCGCAGGCGCTGGTGCTGACCGCCATCGTGATCTCGTTCGGGATGACCGCGGTGACGGTGATGATGGCGCTGGGCGCCTATCTGGCCGGAGGCGACGACCGCGTCGACATGCCCCGCGCCGACCGCCGCCCGCCCGAAAGCGACGAGAGGGGCGACGCATGA
- a CDS encoding monovalent cation/H+ antiporter subunit D, translating to MSHLLIAPVLLPAVLGAVIILGLRGHLRWQRGLSVLGTAALVGLALWLNLLAADDTIRVYRLGNWAAPFGIVLVLDRLAALLLLLTAVLALAVQLYAVGSGWDRRGWHFHALWQFQLMGICGAFLTGDAFNLFVFFEVLLIASYGLMVHGGGEMRLRAGVQYIAYNLAGSVLFLAALGVLYAVTGTLNMADMAARVAAIPPGDSALLRTGAVLLVLVFAIKAALVPLHFWLPATYANAPGPVAALFAVMTKVGAYGIMRFMTLVFPQDTVVESVVMDLLLPAALFTLALGQIGVLGSRHLGRLAAFAAIGSVGTLMIAVAQQNPQSTAAAVYYLVHSTLAAGALFLVVDLIGARRGDLWLRPRPAMPGSGLVAVLFFATAIAVTGMPPLSGFIGKLLVMQATAETPAVVWVWAVILLGSLVAIYGMTCAGSLLFWKGYEARPVAAPRAPAGQGLAVAAIAALLAGIVALTVLAGPAMRLAHDTALQLHDQSAYLEAVLSGQEGTK from the coding sequence ATGAGCCATCTGCTGATCGCCCCCGTGCTGCTGCCCGCCGTGCTGGGCGCCGTCATCATCCTGGGCCTGCGCGGCCACCTGCGCTGGCAGCGCGGCCTGTCGGTCCTGGGCACCGCGGCGCTGGTCGGGCTGGCGCTGTGGCTGAACCTGCTGGCCGCGGACGACACGATCCGGGTCTATCGCCTGGGCAACTGGGCCGCGCCCTTCGGCATCGTCCTGGTGCTGGACCGGCTGGCGGCGCTGCTTCTGCTGCTGACCGCGGTGCTGGCGCTGGCGGTGCAGCTTTACGCCGTGGGCTCGGGCTGGGACCGGCGCGGCTGGCATTTCCACGCGCTGTGGCAGTTCCAGCTGATGGGGATCTGCGGCGCCTTCCTGACCGGAGACGCCTTCAACCTGTTCGTCTTCTTCGAGGTGCTGCTGATCGCCAGCTATGGGCTGATGGTCCATGGCGGGGGCGAGATGCGGCTGCGCGCGGGCGTGCAGTATATCGCCTATAACCTGGCGGGCTCGGTGCTGTTCCTGGCCGCGCTGGGGGTGCTTTACGCGGTGACCGGCACGCTGAACATGGCCGACATGGCGGCGCGGGTGGCGGCGATCCCGCCGGGCGATTCCGCGCTGCTGCGCACGGGTGCCGTGCTTTTGGTGCTGGTCTTTGCCATCAAGGCCGCGCTGGTTCCGCTGCATTTCTGGCTGCCCGCGACCTATGCCAATGCGCCGGGGCCGGTGGCGGCGCTGTTCGCCGTGATGACCAAGGTCGGCGCCTATGGCATCATGCGTTTCATGACGCTGGTCTTTCCGCAGGACACGGTGGTCGAAAGCGTGGTCATGGACCTGCTGCTGCCCGCTGCGCTCTTCACCCTGGCGCTGGGGCAGATCGGTGTGCTGGGCAGCCGGCACCTGGGGCGGCTGGCGGCCTTCGCGGCCATCGGCTCGGTCGGGACGCTGATGATCGCGGTGGCGCAGCAGAACCCGCAGTCCACGGCGGCGGCGGTCTATTACCTGGTGCATTCGACGCTGGCGGCGGGCGCGCTGTTCCTGGTCGTGGACCTGATCGGCGCGCGCCGGGGCGATCTGTGGCTGCGTCCGCGCCCGGCCATGCCCGGCAGCGGGCTGGTCGCGGTGCTGTTCTTCGCCACCGCCATCGCGGTCACCGGGATGCCGCCGCTGTCGGGCTTCATCGGCAAGCTCTTGGTGATGCAGGCCACGGCCGAGACGCCGGCGGTGGTCTGGGTCTGGGCGGTGATCCTGCTCGGCTCGCTGGTCGCGATCTATGGCATGACCTGCGCCGGCTCGCTGCTGTTCTGGAAGGGCTATGAGGCCAGACCTGTCGCCGCACCCCGCGCCCCGGCGGGGCAGGGGCTGGCGGTCGCCGCCATCGCCGCGCTGCTGGCGGGTATCGTCGCGCTGACCGTCCTTGCCGGCCCGGCCATGCGCCTGGCCCATGACACGGCGCTGCAACTGCACGACCAGTCGGCCTATCTGGAGGCCGTGCTCTCGGGGCAGGAGGGCACGAAATGA
- a CDS encoding Na+/H+ antiporter subunit E has protein sequence MRRRLFPHPVLSLVLALVWLGLVNRWAWGSLVFAVLVGIAVPLLTAPYWPGTQGFRRPWRIPAYLALVLLDIVKANVTVALIVLFKPRRALRPAWIAVPLALRRPEAIATLAGTITLTPGTVSCDLSQDGRALLVHCLHAPDPDAVRDEIKTRYEPRLKEIFE, from the coding sequence ATGAGGCGCCGGCTGTTCCCGCATCCCGTGCTGTCCTTGGTGCTGGCGCTGGTCTGGCTGGGGCTGGTCAACCGCTGGGCCTGGGGCTCGCTGGTCTTCGCCGTGCTGGTCGGGATCGCCGTGCCGCTGCTGACCGCGCCCTATTGGCCGGGCACCCAGGGCTTTCGCCGGCCGTGGCGCATCCCGGCCTATCTGGCGCTGGTGCTTCTGGACATCGTCAAGGCCAATGTCACCGTGGCGCTGATCGTGCTGTTCAAGCCGCGCCGCGCGCTGCGCCCGGCCTGGATCGCCGTGCCGCTGGCGCTGCGCCGCCCCGAGGCCATCGCCACCCTGGCCGGCACCATCACCCTGACCCCCGGCACGGTCAGCTGCGACCTGTCGCAGGACGGCCGCGCGCTCTTGGTGCATTGCCTGCACGCCCCCGACCCCGATGCCGTGCGGGACGAGATCAAGACCCGCTACGAGCCCCGGCTGAAGGAGATCTTCGAATGA
- a CDS encoding K+/H+ antiporter subunit F, which produces MILYAIWFAYGCFGLALVCCLYRVVFAPGLADRVLALDTMALNMIALLAIFGIDRGTGIYFEAALLFAMVGFISTVAYAKFVLRGDIIE; this is translated from the coding sequence ATGATCCTCTATGCGATCTGGTTCGCCTATGGCTGCTTCGGGCTGGCGCTGGTCTGCTGCCTTTATCGCGTGGTCTTCGCCCCCGGGCTGGCCGACCGGGTGCTGGCGCTGGACACGATGGCGCTGAACATGATCGCGCTTCTGGCGATCTTCGGCATCGACCGCGGCACCGGCATCTATTTCGAGGCGGCGCTGCTTTTCGCCATGGTCGGCTTCATCTCGACCGTGGCCTATGCGAAATTCGTCCTGCGCGGCGACATCATCGAATAG
- a CDS encoding Na+/H+ antiporter subunit G → MVAEIVVSVLLVVGGFFGLVGSWGLVRLPDPMTRLHAPTKSATLGVGAVLIASMVWFPARTGQFTWHELLIALFLFLTAPITGYMIAKANMHLGWRPEDVPPPAPGQVWATYAEDDEPRA, encoded by the coding sequence ATGGTGGCTGAGATCGTCGTTTCGGTGCTGCTGGTGGTGGGCGGCTTCTTCGGGCTGGTCGGCTCCTGGGGGCTGGTGCGGTTGCCCGACCCGATGACGCGGCTGCATGCGCCGACGAAATCCGCGACGCTGGGCGTGGGGGCGGTGCTGATCGCCTCGATGGTCTGGTTTCCGGCGCGGACCGGGCAGTTCACCTGGCACGAGCTTCTGATCGCGCTGTTCCTGTTCCTGACCGCGCCGATCACCGGCTACATGATCGCCAAGGCGAACATGCACCTGGGCTGGCGCCCCGAGGATGTGCCGCCGCCGGCGCCGGGGCAGGTCTGGGCGACCTATGCCGAGGACGACGAGCCCCGCGCATGA
- the dapA gene encoding 4-hydroxy-tetrahydrodipicolinate synthase — MFKGSLPALVTPFTPDGELDLPALEKLVDWHIAQGTHGLVPVGTTGESPTLSHEEHRQVIEEVIRMAAGRLPVIAGAGSNSTREGIGLVQHAQAAGAAAALVVTPYYNKPTQDGLIAHFTALHDASDIPIIIYNIPGRSVIDMTPETMGELAKLPRIIGVKDATGKLERVSMQRATCGADFVQLSGEDATALGFNAHGGVGCISVTANVAPKLCAAFQEATLAGDYAKALEYQDRLMPLHVAIFLEPGVAGAKYAMSRLGLCSEQVRLPLVGLTDATKARIDAAMAHAGLI, encoded by the coding sequence ATGTTCAAAGGCTCCCTGCCCGCGCTGGTCACGCCCTTCACCCCCGACGGGGAGCTGGATCTCCCGGCGCTGGAGAAGCTGGTGGACTGGCATATCGCGCAAGGCACCCATGGGCTGGTCCCGGTCGGCACCACCGGGGAAAGCCCGACGCTCAGCCACGAAGAGCACCGCCAGGTCATCGAGGAGGTCATCCGCATGGCGGCCGGCCGCCTGCCGGTGATCGCCGGCGCCGGCTCGAACTCGACCCGCGAAGGCATCGGGCTGGTGCAGCACGCGCAGGCGGCCGGCGCCGCCGCGGCGCTGGTGGTGACGCCCTATTACAACAAGCCGACGCAGGACGGGCTGATCGCGCATTTCACCGCGCTGCATGATGCCAGCGACATTCCGATCATCATCTACAACATCCCCGGCCGCTCGGTCATCGACATGACGCCCGAGACCATGGGCGAACTGGCGAAGCTGCCACGCATCATCGGCGTCAAGGACGCCACCGGCAAGCTGGAACGGGTGTCGATGCAGCGCGCCACCTGCGGCGCCGATTTCGTGCAGCTGTCGGGCGAGGACGCGACCGCGCTTGGCTTCAACGCCCATGGCGGCGTCGGCTGCATCTCGGTCACCGCGAACGTGGCGCCGAAGCTCTGCGCCGCGTTCCAGGAGGCGACGCTGGCCGGCGACTATGCCAAGGCGCTGGAATACCAGGACAGGCTGATGCCGCTGCATGTGGCGATCTTCCTGGAGCCGGGCGTCGCGGGGGCGAAATACGCCATGTCGCGGCTGGGCCTGTGCAGCGAGCAGGTGCGCCTGCCGCTGGTCGGGCTGACCGACGCGACCAAGGCCCGGATCGACGCGGCCATGGCGCATGCCGGGCTGATCTGA
- a CDS encoding lytic transglycosylase domain-containing protein: MMYPFRDRILGPLLALGLGFAMPAGAEDAGHLARALAAAGARDWTAAGIEAAQSGPIARDLVDWQRLRAGQGSWPDYRDFAARHADWPGMALLYKRGDALLRADLPPAEVISWFGPRRPDTLNGAMALIAALQATDPAAAKAEAQRFWTEQALAKPETEVFLAAHGAAVAGLHDARLMRLLDLGEWQAAQVTLPLASAPAQALGKARLALQSGQAGVDALILALPEAQRGDAGLALDRFRWRVWAKMPELARDLMLERSTSAEALRDPAAWAGKRADYARLALRQGDWALAEKLAAGHFMPPGSDAFSDLEWLAGYAALRAGAHDRAQAHFRALEQAVASPISLSRAHYWQGRALEAKGDRAGAEAAYAAAAGWQSAWYGQLAAEKLGLPMQEALAIPGRSETTLPDWRGSALRGNGVWQAGVWLVAAGAPDQGQRFFLHLAETAAPEDIGRMARMMLELRMPWHALRLAKAAAAKGTVYPAAYFPLTGLEHTALGLPPELVMAIARRESEFNHTVSSHAGALGLMQVMPDTARSMARKLGEPFDQARLTRDAAYNARLGAAYLAGLRDRFGPSVALVAAGYNAGPGRSARWLRDFGDLRGAVDPVDWVEMIPFDETRNYVMRVAEALPIYRARIKGAAVPLVPSWDLTGGGAMPAPAPPPIRLAGSARPVMPARTLVGYGSGGVLAEVLGPAPLVEAAVSGTRPARAGGNATR; the protein is encoded by the coding sequence ATGATGTATCCTTTCCGCGACAGGATTCTGGGACCGCTGCTGGCGCTGGGTCTGGGCTTTGCGATGCCGGCCGGGGCCGAGGATGCCGGCCACCTGGCGCGCGCGCTGGCCGCCGCCGGCGCCCGCGACTGGACCGCCGCCGGGATCGAGGCCGCGCAATCCGGCCCCATCGCCCGCGATCTGGTCGACTGGCAGCGGCTGCGCGCCGGGCAGGGTAGCTGGCCCGACTATCGCGATTTCGCCGCCCGCCACGCCGATTGGCCGGGCATGGCGCTGCTTTACAAGCGCGGCGATGCGCTTTTGCGCGCCGACCTGCCGCCGGCCGAGGTGATCTCCTGGTTCGGCCCGCGCCGGCCTGACACGCTGAACGGCGCCATGGCGCTGATCGCGGCCCTGCAGGCGACCGATCCGGCCGCCGCCAAGGCCGAGGCGCAGCGCTTCTGGACCGAACAGGCGCTGGCCAAGCCCGAGACCGAGGTTTTCCTTGCCGCCCATGGCGCCGCGGTCGCCGGGCTGCATGATGCGCGGCTGATGCGGCTGCTGGACCTGGGCGAATGGCAGGCGGCGCAGGTGACGCTGCCCCTGGCCTCGGCGCCCGCGCAGGCGCTGGGAAAGGCGCGGCTGGCGCTGCAATCGGGTCAGGCGGGGGTCGATGCCCTGATCCTGGCGCTGCCCGAGGCGCAGCGGGGCGATGCCGGCCTGGCGCTGGACCGCTTCCGCTGGCGGGTTTGGGCCAAGATGCCGGAACTGGCGCGCGACCTGATGCTGGAACGCTCGACCAGCGCCGAGGCGCTGCGCGACCCCGCCGCCTGGGCCGGCAAGCGCGCCGATTACGCCAGGCTGGCGCTGCGGCAGGGCGATTGGGCGCTGGCCGAGAAACTGGCTGCCGGGCATTTCATGCCGCCGGGCAGCGACGCATTTTCCGACCTGGAATGGCTCGCCGGCTATGCCGCGCTGCGGGCCGGGGCGCATGACCGGGCGCAGGCGCATTTCCGTGCGCTGGAACAGGCCGTCGCCAGCCCGATCTCGCTGTCGCGGGCGCATTACTGGCAGGGCCGGGCGCTGGAGGCCAAGGGCGACCGCGCCGGGGCCGAGGCCGCCTATGCCGCCGCCGCCGGCTGGCAATCGGCCTGGTATGGCCAGCTTGCCGCCGAAAAGCTGGGCCTGCCCATGCAGGAGGCGCTGGCGATCCCCGGCCGGTCCGAGACGACGCTGCCCGACTGGCGCGGCTCGGCCCTGCGCGGCAATGGCGTCTGGCAGGCCGGGGTCTGGTTGGTCGCGGCCGGCGCGCCTGACCAGGGCCAGCGCTTCTTCCTGCACCTGGCCGAGACCGCCGCGCCCGAGGATATCGGCCGCATGGCCCGGATGATGCTGGAGCTGCGCATGCCCTGGCACGCGCTGCGCCTGGCCAAGGCCGCCGCCGCCAAGGGCACGGTCTATCCGGCGGCCTATTTCCCGCTGACCGGGCTTGAACATACCGCCCTGGGCCTGCCGCCGGAACTGGTCATGGCCATCGCCCGGCGGGAAAGCGAGTTCAACCACACGGTGTCCTCGCATGCCGGCGCGCTGGGGCTGATGCAGGTCATGCCCGACACGGCGCGGTCCATGGCGAGGAAGCTGGGCGAGCCCTTCGACCAGGCGCGGCTGACCCGCGACGCGGCCTATAACGCCCGGCTGGGCGCGGCCTATCTGGCGGGCCTGCGCGACCGCTTCGGGCCTTCGGTGGCGCTGGTCGCGGCGGGCTACAATGCCGGGCCGGGGCGCTCGGCGCGCTGGCTTCGGGATTTCGGCGACCTGCGCGGCGCGGTCGATCCGGTGGATTGGGTCGAGATGATCCCCTTCGACGAAACCCGCAACTATGTCATGCGGGTGGCCGAGGCGCTGCCCATCTATCGCGCCCGCATCAAGGGCGCGGCGGTGCCGCTGGTGCCGAGCTGGGACCTGACCGGGGGCGGCGCGATGCCGGCGCCGGCGCCGCCGCCGATCCGGCTGGCAGGCTCGGCCCGGCCGGTGATGCCGGCGCGGACGCTGGTGGGCTATGGCTCGGGCGGGGTGCTGGCCGAGGTGCTGGGCCCGGCGCCGCTGGTCGAGGCGGCGGTCAGCGGGACCCGGCCCGCTCGCGCTGGCGGGAACGCCACCAGGTGA
- a CDS encoding DMT family transporter — protein sequence MPDNPQTGPRTGPLMSPASQPPAVPPPLARPRADRQGTAILMICGSTFIFAAQDGVSRHLAAVYSPIFIVMLRYWFFALFVILLCARSQGGLSRVIHSRRPLAQIARGVLLVVEVVVVIEAFVRLGLINTHAIFACYPLLISALSGPILGEKVGWRRWAAVAVGFIGIMIVLNPGSGALSHDAILPFVGALMYAVYGLLTRLVARDDSAMVSFFWTGIAGAFASTLVGVWYWQPIAGPDIPWLLTLCVTSVMGHFLLIKAYELAEASALQPFSYTQLVWISIFGVTIFGETLAPNVAIGGGIVVFAGMFTWWRSRQRERAGSR from the coding sequence ATGCCAGACAATCCCCAGACCGGGCCCCGGACCGGCCCGCTGATGTCGCCGGCCTCGCAGCCCCCGGCCGTCCCGCCGCCGCTGGCCCGTCCCCGGGCCGACCGGCAGGGCACGGCGATCCTGATGATCTGCGGCTCGACCTTCATCTTCGCGGCGCAGGACGGCGTCTCGCGCCACCTCGCCGCGGTCTATTCGCCGATCTTCATCGTGATGCTGCGCTACTGGTTCTTCGCGCTCTTCGTGATCCTGCTCTGCGCGCGCAGCCAGGGCGGGCTGTCGCGGGTGATCCATTCGCGCCGGCCGCTGGCGCAGATCGCGCGCGGCGTGCTGCTGGTGGTCGAGGTCGTGGTGGTGATCGAGGCCTTCGTCCGGCTGGGCCTGATCAACACCCATGCGATCTTTGCCTGCTATCCGCTGCTGATCTCGGCGCTGTCGGGGCCGATCCTGGGCGAAAAGGTCGGCTGGCGCCGCTGGGCCGCCGTCGCGGTCGGCTTCATCGGCATCATGATCGTGCTGAACCCCGGCAGCGGCGCGCTGAGCCACGACGCCATCCTGCCCTTCGTGGGCGCGCTGATGTATGCCGTCTATGGGCTGCTGACGCGGCTGGTGGCGCGCGACGACAGCGCCATGGTCAGCTTCTTCTGGACCGGCATCGCCGGGGCCTTTGCCAGCACCCTGGTCGGGGTCTGGTATTGGCAGCCGATCGCCGGCCCCGACATTCCCTGGCTGCTGACGCTTTGCGTGACCAGCGTCATGGGGCATTTCCTGCTGATCAAGGCCTATGAACTGGCCGAGGCCTCGGCCTTGCAGCCGTTCTCCTATACGCAGCTCGTCTGGATCAGCATCTTCGGCGTGACCATCTTCGGCGAGACGCTGGCCCCGAACGTGGCCATCGGCGGCGGCATCGTGGTCTTTGCCGGCATGTTCACCTGGTGGCGTTCCCGCCAGCGCGAGCGGGCCGGGTCCCGCTGA
- a CDS encoding inositol monophosphatase family protein, producing the protein MASANLNIMIKAARKAGRSLVKDFREVENLQVSVKGAGDFVSRADREAERIIKEELRNARPNYGWLGEETGEEAGEDPTRRWIVDPLDGTTNFLHGLPHWAVSIALEHKGEIVASVVFDAAKDELFTAERGDGAFLNDRRIRVSGRRQMIEAIFATGVPFAGRPMLPATLRDLGRLMPLTAGVRRWGAASLDLAYVAAGRFDGYWERGNQPWDIAAGILLVKEAGGRLEPIRGENPLETGSVVTANPQLFGEFAEIIRRPD; encoded by the coding sequence ATGGCCAGCGCCAATCTCAACATCATGATCAAGGCCGCGCGCAAGGCGGGCCGCAGCCTCGTCAAGGACTTCCGCGAGGTGGAAAACCTGCAGGTCTCGGTCAAGGGCGCCGGCGATTTCGTCAGCCGCGCCGACCGCGAGGCCGAACGCATCATCAAGGAAGAGCTGCGCAACGCCCGCCCGAACTATGGCTGGCTGGGCGAGGAGACCGGCGAGGAAGCCGGCGAGGACCCGACCCGGCGCTGGATCGTCGACCCGCTGGACGGCACCACCAACTTCCTGCACGGCCTGCCGCATTGGGCGGTCAGCATCGCGCTGGAGCACAAGGGCGAGATCGTCGCCTCGGTCGTCTTCGACGCCGCCAAGGACGAACTGTTCACCGCCGAGCGCGGCGACGGCGCCTTCCTGAACGACCGCCGCATCCGCGTCTCCGGCCGCCGGCAGATGATCGAGGCGATCTTTGCCACCGGCGTGCCCTTCGCCGGCCGGCCGATGCTGCCGGCGACGCTGCGCGACCTCGGCCGGCTGATGCCGCTGACCGCCGGCGTGCGGCGCTGGGGCGCGGCCTCGCTGGACCTGGCCTATGTCGCGGCCGGCCGCTTCGACGGCTATTGGGAACGCGGCAACCAGCCCTGGGACATCGCCGCCGGCATTCTGCTGGTGAAAGAGGCCGGCGGCCGGCTGGAGCCGATCCGGGGCGAGAACCCGCTCGAGACCGGCTCGGTCGTGACCGCGAACCCGCAGCTTTTCGGCGAATTCGCCGAGATCATCCGCCGCCCGGACTAA